Proteins encoded by one window of Synergistota bacterium:
- a CDS encoding glycosyltransferase — MDRRLSDYRRVVGDRAIAEIYRKARKLYGTRFLHINSTYYGGGVAEILRSFVPLLNDAGIRADWRIIPGSPDFFDTTKKFHNALQGDDINMTEIKKELYVRTNQDFASYCTIEHDFVMIHDPQPLPLISFYRKKQPWFWRCHVDLSAPNKELWDFLKGFILRYDVVIVSSEDYKSPDLPVEQKIIHPAIDPLSPKNMDLNEETMAKYLNKFRIPMDKPIILQVSRFDKWKDPEGVLEIFSKVKEEVDCRLILCGSMALDDPEGVEIYNRVRRKVDEICRNNLDCKRDVILITSENNILVNILQRISAVVVQKSLREGFGLSVTEALWKGKPVVASKVGGIPIQIVDGETGFLLDPYDYDGFARKIVEIIKDPEMAREVGRNAKEYVRKRFLITRLIVDYLDLLNEML, encoded by the coding sequence ATGGATAGAAGGCTTTCTGATTACAGGAGAGTCGTTGGTGATCGAGCCATAGCTGAGATCTATAGAAAGGCGAGGAAGCTTTACGGTACGAGATTTCTTCATATAAACTCCACCTACTATGGGGGCGGGGTTGCTGAAATCTTACGATCTTTCGTTCCTCTCTTAAACGATGCTGGGATAAGGGCGGATTGGCGCATAATCCCCGGATCTCCTGACTTTTTCGATACCACCAAGAAGTTTCATAACGCACTTCAAGGGGACGATATCAACATGACCGAAATAAAGAAGGAACTTTATGTTAGAACTAATCAAGACTTTGCGAGCTATTGCACCATCGAACACGATTTTGTTATGATACATGATCCACAACCTCTACCTCTGATCTCATTTTATAGGAAGAAACAACCATGGTTCTGGAGATGCCATGTGGATCTCTCAGCTCCTAACAAGGAGCTGTGGGACTTTCTAAAGGGTTTTATCCTTAGATATGACGTTGTTATAGTCTCGAGCGAGGATTATAAGAGCCCAGACCTTCCCGTCGAGCAAAAAATAATTCATCCAGCGATAGATCCGCTTTCTCCCAAGAATATGGATCTCAATGAGGAAACCATGGCTAAGTATCTTAACAAATTCAGGATTCCAATGGATAAACCCATAATTCTTCAGGTTTCACGTTTCGATAAGTGGAAGGATCCTGAAGGGGTTCTTGAGATTTTCAGTAAGGTTAAGGAAGAGGTGGATTGCAGGCTTATCCTTTGTGGAAGCATGGCTCTCGATGATCCGGAAGGGGTAGAGATATATAACAGGGTTAGGAGAAAGGTAGATGAGATTTGCAGGAATAATCTCGATTGCAAGCGCGATGTAATTCTTATCACGAGTGAAAACAATATTCTCGTTAACATTCTTCAGAGAATTTCTGCAGTGGTCGTTCAAAAGTCGCTTAGGGAAGGTTTTGGTTTGAGCGTTACAGAGGCGCTCTGGAAGGGGAAACCAGTAGTTGCTTCAAAGGTTGGGGGAATTCCCATTCAAATAGTGGATGGAGAAACTGGCTTTCTTCTCGATCCTTACGATTATGATGGCTTTGCGAGGAAGATAGTGGAGATAATAAAGGATCCTGAAATGGCAAGAGAGGTAGGAAGGAATGCTAAGGAGTACGTTCGCAAGAGGTTCCTTATAACTCGCCTTATCGTCGATTACCTTGACCTTTTGAATGAGATGCTATGA
- a CDS encoding SDR family oxidoreductase: MKPRVCIVTGATGGIGRALSKKFKDEGFSLLIAGRSERKLALLKEKLSSAEVETCVYDALQGNERIVVERALDAFGQIDVLINNAGIGIYESFERMREEDLRKVFEVNFFSPWRMTREALKYMGEGSWIINISSITAYLPVPFMGGYGASKSALSSMMESLRGELIERGISVLNVEAGRIKTDFPENTLGTMKHPPLGEREDPVKFVNAVYRAYLGGKRKLIWPPRYRFYILLRKLFPSLYDRKLYKRWKEFNERR, encoded by the coding sequence ATGAAACCAAGGGTTTGCATCGTAACTGGAGCAACGGGAGGCATAGGAAGAGCTCTAAGCAAGAAGTTTAAGGATGAGGGTTTTTCTCTCCTTATCGCTGGACGTTCTGAGAGGAAGCTTGCTCTTCTTAAAGAGAAGCTCTCCTCAGCGGAGGTTGAGACTTGCGTTTATGATGCTCTTCAGGGTAACGAAAGAATTGTTGTAGAGAGGGCACTTGATGCCTTTGGACAGATTGATGTTCTTATAAACAACGCTGGTATAGGCATATATGAGAGCTTTGAGAGAATGAGAGAGGAGGATCTGAGAAAGGTCTTTGAGGTAAACTTCTTTTCCCCGTGGAGAATGACGCGTGAGGCTTTAAAGTATATGGGGGAAGGAAGCTGGATAATCAACATTTCGTCGATAACCGCCTATCTTCCGGTTCCCTTTATGGGAGGATATGGTGCGAGCAAGTCTGCTTTAAGCTCCATGATGGAAAGCTTAAGGGGAGAGCTTATAGAAAGAGGAATAAGCGTTCTAAACGTAGAAGCCGGTAGGATTAAGACTGATTTTCCTGAAAACACTTTAGGAACCATGAAGCATCCACCCCTTGGAGAGAGAGAAGACCCGGTGAAGTTTGTAAATGCGGTTTATCGTGCTTACCTTGGGGGGAAAAGAAAGCTTATCTGGCCTCCGCGATATAGGTTTTATATCCTCTTAAGAAAGCTTTTCCCATCTCTTTATGACCGCAAGCTTTATAAGCGGTGGAAGGAGTTTAACGAAAGGAGGTGA